A stretch of Lathyrus oleraceus cultivar Zhongwan6 chromosome 6, CAAS_Psat_ZW6_1.0, whole genome shotgun sequence DNA encodes these proteins:
- the LOC127094170 gene encoding chromatin modification-related protein EAF1 B-like, whose translation MTLLLQCTSHPHLQGPNHTTNSQQAYAIRLAKERQLHQQRYIQQQQQQLAATNAPIPHGQAQSSQAQSQSSSQQVSVSPATPSSPLTPMSSQHQQQKHHLPQPGFSRNPGSSVTSQAVKQRQRQAQQRQYQQPARQHPNQPQHTQAQQQAKLLKGMGRGNMLIHQNNSVDPSHINGLSVASGSQPVEKGDQITQKQQVITVSSQSKS comes from the coding sequence ATGACCCTTTTGCTTCAATGTACATCCCATCCTCATCTTCAAGGTCCGAATCACACTACAAATTCACAACAAGCCTATGCAATCCGATTGGCAAAGGAAAGGCAACTGCATCAGCAGCGTTATAttcaacagcagcaacagcagctTGCTGCAACAAATGCACCGATTCCACATGGTCAAGCACAAAGTTCCCAGGCCCAATCACAAAGTTCATCTCAGCAAGTATCTGTTTCACCTGCAACACCATCATCTCCTTTGACTCCGATGTCATCTCAGCATCAACAGCAAAAACATCATCTGCCACAACCTGGGTTCAGTAGAAATCCTGGTTCTAGTGTGACTAGTCAAGCAGTGAAGCAACGACAACGGCAGGCACAACAGAGGCAGTATCAACAGCCTGCGAGGCAGCATCCTAATCAGCCACAGCATACACAGGCTCAACAGCAGGCTAAACTTTTGAAGGGAATGGGAAGAGGAAACATGTTGATCCATCAGAACAATTCTGTTGATCCTTCTCATATAAATGGATTATCTGTAGCTTCAGGAAGCCAACCTGTTGAGAAAGGTGATCAAATTACACAAAAGCAGCAGGTCATAACCGTTTCAAGTCAATCAAAATCATGA